Proteins encoded together in one Falco biarmicus isolate bFalBia1 chromosome 4, bFalBia1.pri, whole genome shotgun sequence window:
- the HYCC1 gene encoding hyccin isoform X3 → MLAVDTGVVEEWLSEFKTLPEASISSYATNLKDKSALISSLYKVIQEPQSELLEPVCHQLFEFYRSGEEQLLRFTLQFLPELMWCYLAVSASRDLQSSGCIEALLLGVYNLEIVDKEGHSKVLSFTIPSLSKPSVYHEPSSIGSMALTEGALSQHGLSRVVYSGPHPQREMLTAQNRFEVLTFLLLCYNAALSYMPAVSLQSLCQICSRICVCGYPRQQVRKYKGVNSRIPVSSEFMVQMLTGIYYAFYNGEWDLARKAMDDILYRAQLELYPEPLLVANAIKASLPQGAMKSSKEGTRCIQVEITPTSSRISRNAVTSMSIRGHRWKRHEQPENGNDATELGNFIIPEISVTSVAGERTGNGEKSRALAENDVQHLQGVQETATDPRTDSKGMPEIRRQKSVRKMMEDGINSSGRVQF, encoded by the exons ATGTTAGCTGTGGATACTGGGGTTGTGGAGGAGTGGTTATCAGAGTTCAAG acacTGCCAGAAGCATCCATATCTAGCTATGCTACAAACTTGAAAGACAAGAGTGCTTTGATTTCATCTCTTTACAAAGTAATTCAGGAGCCACAGAGTGAA CTTCTGGAGCCAGTCTGCCATCAGCTCTTTGAGTTTTATCGGAGTGGTGAGGAACAGTTGCTACGATTTACACTGCAGTTTCTACCGGAATTGATGTGGTGCTATCTTGCTGTCTCAGCCAGCAGAGATTTGCAGAGCAGTGGATGCATAGAAGCTCTTCTCCTAGGAGTTTATAACTTG GAGATAGTTGACAAAGAGGGTCATAGTAAAGTGCTGAGTTTCACAATTCCATCTTTGTCCAAACCTTCAGTCTATCATGAA cctTCCAGCATTGGCTCCATGGCTCTCACTGAAGGAGCTTTATCGCAGCATGGTTTGTCCAGGGTTGTGTACAGTGGACCTCATCCTCAGAGGGAGATGTTAACAGCACAGAACAG GTTTGAAGTGCTGactttccttcttctctgtTACAATGCTGCCTTAAGCTACATGCCTGCAGTTTCTCTACAGTCGTTGTGTCAGATTTGTTCAAG AATTTGTGTCTGTGGATATCCTCGCCAACAAGTGAGAAAGTACAAGGGAGTCAACAGTAGGATTCCAGTTTCATCTGAATTCATGGTGCAAATGCTGACAGGGATTTATTATGCCTT TTATAATGGAGAATGGGATCTGGCTCGTAAAGCTATGGATGACATTTTGTATagagcacagctggagctgtatCCGGAACCTCTGCTG GTTGCTAATGCAATAAAAGCTTCACTGCCTCAGGGTGCTATGAAATCTAGTAAAGAAGGTACAAGATGCATTCAGGTTGAAATTACACCTACTTCATCCAGAATATCCAGAAATGCTGTGACTAGCATGTCTATCAGAGGGCATAGGTGGAAAAGGCATG AACAACCAGAGAATGGTAATGATGCTACTGAATTGGGCAACTTTATCATACCTGAGATTAGTGTCACAAGTGTGGCTGGAGAGAGGACCGGGAATGGGGAAAAGAGCAGAGCACTAGCAGAGAATGATGTTCAGCATTTACAGGGAGTACAGGAAACAGCTACAGATCCTAGAACTGACAGCAAAGGCATGCCAGAAATCAGGAGacaaaaatctgtaagaaaaatgATGGAGGATGGAATAAACTCATCTGGCAGAGTGCAGTTTTAG
- the HYCC1 gene encoding hyccin isoform X4, giving the protein MLAVDTGVVEEWLSEFKTLPEASISSYATNLKDKSALISSLYKVIQEPQSELLEPVCHQLFEFYRSGEEQLLRFTLQFLPELMWCYLAVSASRDLQSSGCIEALLLGVYNLEIVDKEGHSKVLSFTIPSLSKPSVYHEPSSIGSMALTEGALSQHGLSRVVYSGPHPQREMLTAQNRFEVLTFLLLCYNAALSYMPAVSLQSLCQICSRICVCGYPRQQVRKYKGVNSRIPVSSEFMVQMLTGIYYAFYNGEWDLARKAMDDILYRAQLELYPEPLLVANAIKASLPQGAMKSSKEGTRCIQVEITPTSSRISRNAVTSMSIRGHRWKRHEQPENGNDATELGNFIIPEISVTSVAGERTGNGEKSRALAENDVQHLQGVQETATDPRTDSKGMPEIRRQKSVILT; this is encoded by the exons ATGTTAGCTGTGGATACTGGGGTTGTGGAGGAGTGGTTATCAGAGTTCAAG acacTGCCAGAAGCATCCATATCTAGCTATGCTACAAACTTGAAAGACAAGAGTGCTTTGATTTCATCTCTTTACAAAGTAATTCAGGAGCCACAGAGTGAA CTTCTGGAGCCAGTCTGCCATCAGCTCTTTGAGTTTTATCGGAGTGGTGAGGAACAGTTGCTACGATTTACACTGCAGTTTCTACCGGAATTGATGTGGTGCTATCTTGCTGTCTCAGCCAGCAGAGATTTGCAGAGCAGTGGATGCATAGAAGCTCTTCTCCTAGGAGTTTATAACTTG GAGATAGTTGACAAAGAGGGTCATAGTAAAGTGCTGAGTTTCACAATTCCATCTTTGTCCAAACCTTCAGTCTATCATGAA cctTCCAGCATTGGCTCCATGGCTCTCACTGAAGGAGCTTTATCGCAGCATGGTTTGTCCAGGGTTGTGTACAGTGGACCTCATCCTCAGAGGGAGATGTTAACAGCACAGAACAG GTTTGAAGTGCTGactttccttcttctctgtTACAATGCTGCCTTAAGCTACATGCCTGCAGTTTCTCTACAGTCGTTGTGTCAGATTTGTTCAAG AATTTGTGTCTGTGGATATCCTCGCCAACAAGTGAGAAAGTACAAGGGAGTCAACAGTAGGATTCCAGTTTCATCTGAATTCATGGTGCAAATGCTGACAGGGATTTATTATGCCTT TTATAATGGAGAATGGGATCTGGCTCGTAAAGCTATGGATGACATTTTGTATagagcacagctggagctgtatCCGGAACCTCTGCTG GTTGCTAATGCAATAAAAGCTTCACTGCCTCAGGGTGCTATGAAATCTAGTAAAGAAGGTACAAGATGCATTCAGGTTGAAATTACACCTACTTCATCCAGAATATCCAGAAATGCTGTGACTAGCATGTCTATCAGAGGGCATAGGTGGAAAAGGCATG AACAACCAGAGAATGGTAATGATGCTACTGAATTGGGCAACTTTATCATACCTGAGATTAGTGTCACAAGTGTGGCTGGAGAGAGGACCGGGAATGGGGAAAAGAGCAGAGCACTAGCAGAGAATGATGTTCAGCATTTACAGGGAGTACAGGAAACAGCTACAGATCCTAGAACTGACAGCAAAGGCATGCCAGAAATCAGGAGacaaaaatct